TGCTGCtaaagaaatcatttttctcaCTTCTGCGACCGATGGAGGCCCTCGAACACCTGATGCTCTCCAACGAAAAGTCTTTCGCCTCCCGGTTCAAGACCACCCCGATCTTATCGCAAGATGAAGACACTTGCCAGGACTTGATTGAACTGATGGAAACTCTGGTGATGCTCGAAGAACAACTGTCTGAAGAAACAAAAGTTAATTTCCAACGCGAGCTCTCTTACCTCAAGAGCCCGGACATAATCGTAGAGGAATTATTCTCAAGATTTCTGACCGAACCAGACGACCCGATGTCCGAGTACGACTTCCAAATGGAGCTCTACCACAAACTAGAGAACATCAGAGACGCAGCGAGTGCCATGGCGATGTTAATAGAAGCCTTGACTTATGATCTCGGTCAGCCAGACAGACTCAAACTGGACCCCGAGCCCGAGACCTCGCGGATGCTTCTCACCATCAGCCATCTCTTCGGAAGCCAACTCGGCGTCTCGACAGTTTCCGAGTCTGTAtcgcaaataataaaactccGCTTCAGCATCTGCCGCAATCTGTTGCTTCTCCAGCAGATAATTCTCGGTCGGCCGGAAATATTCGACTCCCGGATACTCCACACGATAAAATCATCACTGGCACCGCGTACAGTAATCCTTACCCAGGCATACTTTGTAGTAAATTGGATCTGCGAGTCGACGGTGAACTCTCAGTCGCGACCAACCCTCCTGGAGACCAGTATGCAGCGACTCCAAACcttgaaattaaatgaaacCCGCGCAATAACAGCAGTCAGCAGACATCAGCGATCTACGTCACTACTTGAGCTGTTCATCCAGAGTTCTGGCGCAAAACACGCCTACATACTGATGGCAAACAACATGGAACTCGACGCGACGACTCTCATCCCCTGGCACTTCGGGATGCTGACCCACGTGAATCTGATCGCCCAACTGGTCTGGCCTATTTGCGGGAACTTTGTCTTCCCCGAGTGGCTCCTGTCCAGCTGCCAGTTCATTCTCGTCCAAGACTACGTCCGCTTGCTGAGCACCTGGTGCGAGTGGAACAGCGCCTCGCGTAAATTTATACTCGCAGTCTCTCTTTTGGAGCTCGGAGAAACCAGCAAAGCTTGCGACCAGTTCCTCCGTGCTTCCGGTGGCATTCTCACGGACAATTTCCTCGTGAGCATTCTCCTCGACGCACCCGACGACTCCAGCGACGCGCTCGTTCAGTACTTCCTCAAAGTGATAGAACTCTTCGAGCAACATGGACCCTCTAAATATATAATCGAGCTCGCCGAAACCGCCATCACCATCGCAGAGAAGGACAACCCAAACCTAGCGACCCTCCACTCCATAATATTCACCCAGCACCTCCAGCTTGGACACCATAAAGAAGCTTACCACTGTTTGAATTCAAACCCCGACGCCGCAAGACGTTCTGATTGTCTGAGACAGCTGGTGGTCACTCTGTTCGagcggaaaaaattaatagaccTAGTTTCTTTTCCTTACGTCGACATGTACGAGGAACTAGAGAGAATAGTCGTCGGCAGAGCTCGCAGCGTCGATTTAATGGAAAACAATTACTACAATTTCCTGTACAGCTTTCACATCGAGAAGAACAACATCAGAAAAGCCGCATCTGTAATGTATGAGCAGGCGATGCGCCTCAGCCAGGAATCCCACTCAGTCCCGATAATAACTCGGCAAGCTCAGTGTCTGCTCGCTTGCATCAACGCTCTGAACCTGGTCAACGAGAATTACAGGTGGATCGTGAAGCCGGTCGTCGACCAGACTTACCCAGACGAAGCGAACCCCAAGAAGAAGCGGAGCATCGGCGGCAAAGAAGTTCTGCATtacaagattaaaaaaatggtcGAGGTTTTGGAGCTCAAGGACATACAGAACGAGTACTATTTAGTGGACGCGAGGCTGAAGCTCTCCAAATTCAAATCCGAGCTGCACACCATCGCCCAAGCTGGGGCCGCTGAGCTGATTGTTATTCTGTCGAGCGTCGGCCTGTACACGGTGGCGCTTAATTTGTGTGACAAGTTCAATATTGGCAAGGCTCCCGTACTGGAGAATCTTGCGGCACAGAGCTTGAGACTGAGCGAGCACGAGGACCCGAATGCCTGGGACTGGCTGGTACTCAACGACGTCTTTGATATCACGGGCTACGGCTCCAATATCACTGACATCGCGTGGCGGTTGCTGGAGAAGTTGACTATTGGACACGAGAAGAAGGACAGCAGCGAGCTGCACAAAGCCGTGGCCAAGAAGATTCTCCAACACGAAGCGTTTTTGCCTCAATGGCTGATTGCTTCTTACAAAGtaagaaattaattcattacttattgagttaatttttaatttgtcatttaatttacgtcATGCTTTCAGAAACGCAATGCAGCAGAGTTACTGAGACTTGTCCTCAACTCCGGGCGGCTATTAGAGGCAACAGATCTGGCTGTGGACTACATAAACGCCGTTTTGGGTGAAGGGAAAGAGCACTTTGGACTAGAGACTCCACTAGTTATGTCCGGACCAGCAGTTTGGTTGCCTTTCAATACATTAGAAGTTTTATTGTCGGAACTTGAACATGCTAGCAAAGAAGACCATACTTATATTGAGGTAATAagtaatagtaatttatttggtgattgaattttaaaacataattaaaattttttagagctACGAGCATTTGAACAATAAGTTGGAGTGTTACATTGACACTGTGGTCCGTGTGTCGAATGACATGGTCAGATTTAAAGTTCAATCCAGTTATAACAGTgagtaattacatttattattgttattgatatttttattttatatataaacagaTCTTTGATTTACGACTATAAGAACTACAAATATTATAATCATACCAAATATTCCGGTTACTGTTGTTGCAATGAATCGTGGACATCGATTAAATAGtacctttaaaaaatttatatttaattctattaataaattaattaaaggaatttttttttaattttattaaaaaattaagtatagaaattttttttccttaattttattaaaatttaattgtagaaaattcttcaattaattttattaataaattaattatagaattttttttttattttattaataagttaattaaagaaattttttttaaggaaatttttcaaaaaatttaattattgaaaattaaaaaaaaattttattgccagacttgaaaaaataaaaataaaataagtaataaaaaatttgtttattaatgaataataattaccattagTAAAATAACTAACGCAGTAATAAATATCGAACCAATTGGTAGCAGAAGCCAAATACTCGAGTAATGTTGCTGGCCATCAGCCTCTAAGAACCATTGAagataacttttattaaaacaaatctACAATAAATTCGACAATTAAAccacaaaataaatcatccaATTATCCAAAACTAATTACCCACCATTGCGAAACCAGTGGGCCATAAAATTGCTACCGACTCCCGTAATAAAAGTCACCATTATTTGTTGCAGCGTTTAAAAACTCGTAGTCCATAGAGCGAGTGGTCCCGACAcctgattcaaattttttactgtcagCTCAACCAGTAgacaaaaatagaaataattataataataataaattcaattgataTACTCGTTAAGACTTACGCcaattagaataataattaaagtaaataaataataaatgttatataATTAAGTGACAGTCGATATTTAATCATtcattttgtattatttgtaaaaaaaaatccctcaattccaataaaaaataattttttgaatttattaatgtttCTCCTTCACTCACGCaacatacattttaaattaaatatatatcacataAATTAGtgtttcattaaatttccattttataaaataaaaaaaaaaatgcctgATAGATTAATCGGCAATTTATCCGCGTACTCAAGAACTAATGAAATGAAagcttttaattatcaattcatattaataattatttatatttaatatattaataaaattgttgggTCGGTAGATAAGTGGAGTCAAAGGTTGATTGTCTTTGTTTGTCTATATCCGGTTTAAAAGCTGCACTGAGTGAAATAAACTgcgagtttttttaaaaatataagtacagATTATTTAGACATctggttatttaaatagataccacatattttatataattattttattatacaaatacatttattattattatatcgtAATACAggttcatatatttttaaaatatattttttctgcaGTACGGCGAACGGAagaactgaaaataataatctagtattttttaaatttacaaattcaggattttaaaatataaatctatgataataatagttatgcaatgattttaaaaaatttaacgttataaaaatgaaagagaTGGAATTAGGACTAGGATGACTTAAAATGATGTTGCGCTGgtctttaattataattgtaactttaaactttgattaattaattaataaataatacaagtcttcactataatataaaatcgtGCGTTTAAAACAGTATCCAGATATTGAggatttaaacattttaaataaaaaaccgcaggagtttttaatcagtcGATGCGGTTGCTTGCAATGACGATTGCAGATGAAAGGaatgaaagaaatatttaaatttaaagttcatCATGCTCATCATCTCTCGGCTCGTCGTCGGCATCAACTTCCTGCGCGTCGTCTTCGGGAGCATTTTCTAGGGGCTCGTCAtcctcttcttcttcctcaGGCACCTCGTCTAGAGGAATGCCTAGAGACTTCTTCATTAGCTGCTCAACACTGGCGGCAAAGCTCGCGGTTTCGCGGAGCATGTACCCGGACCTGAGGGTAGCGGTCTTGAACATGAGAGTCGCCATTTCTTTGGCGGTGGCATCTTCTGCGTCGGCTTCGACTCTCTTCAGAAGCTCTCGGATCAGCGGATGTCTTGGATTTATCTCCAGAGTCTTCTTCTGGTTGAGGTAGTAAGATTTCTGGGGGTCGTCGGCCTTTTGGTGGGCGTTGGAGATGGCGAGACGTTCCATGTTTCCAGTCCAGCCGAACATGCTGGCCACCAGAGCACAGGGTGAGTCTGTAAGACGCTCGGACACCTGAGCCTTGTTGATGTACTCTGAGAGAACGTCTCCGAGCCACTTGGTAAGAGGTTCGAATGTGGACTTGAGTTCCTCCATTCGTTCTTGGGCTTTCTTGCTGTCGTCGAGTGTGAATCCTTCCTTGGCGACGTTCTGGAACTTCTTGCCGTCGAATGAGGGCAGTGCGGAGATGACATGCTCGTCAACGGCTTCGGTGAGATACAAAACTTCGTAGccctttttaattaaacgttCGACGAATGGAGACTTTTTAACTTCGTCTTCGCTGGCTCCGGCGATGTAGTAAATTGCCTTCTGATTCGGCTTCATACGAGACACGTAGTCGTTGAGCGTCGTCAGGTTGGACATCGCGGATGACTTGAACTGCAGGAGTTTCGACAAGCGAGCGCGATTCTGTGAGTCTTCAAGGATtcctaatttaatatttgtgcTGTACTCCTTCCAGAATGATTCGTACTcttctttgtttattttcttgaTCATGTCCAACACTTTCCTTATGAGTTTCTTCTTAATGACCTTGATGAGTTTGTGCTGCTGGAGATCTTCACGCGAAACGTTAAGTGGAAGGTCATCGCTGTCGACGATACCGCGGATAAATGACAAGTAGTTTGGCATCATGTCGTTTATTTTGTCGGTGATAAACACCCGCCGGACGAATAATTTGATGTTGTCAGCTTTGGTACCGTAGCGACTGAAACTGTCTCCAGGTTGGACTTTGGGGATGAACAGAAGAGCCTTGAAAGTGACTTCTCCCTCGGCAACGAAATGGATTTTGGCTAGAGGTTCTTGGGTGTCTTTGGTAAGAGATTTGTAAAAGTCGACGTAGTCTTGTTCAGGAACATCAGCTGGTTTCAATGTCCAGATGGGCTTCGAGTCATTCATGCGCTCCCAGTCCCAGACGGTTTTGTCGATCTTCTTTTTCTGTTTCTCTCCCTCTTCGGCAGCTTCCTCAACCGCGGCATCATCGTCTTCCTCGGGTTTCTCAGTGGTATCGGGTTCCTTGGTCTCGGTGTCTTCCTCCTCTTCAACTTGGATCGTCTTGCTGGCCCACAAGTAAATCGGGAAGTTTATGAATTGCGAGTACTTTTTGATCAAAGACTTGATCGTGTCTTGCTGCAAGAAGTCAAGAGCTTCTTCCTTCAAGTGAAGGCTCACTGTGGTACCGCGTTTCAAAGTGTCCCCACGTGGGTCCTCGACGATGCTGTAGCTGGAGCTGTCGGACTCCCAGATGTACTGTTTGTCGTCATTGTGCTTAGTAGTGACGACAATCTTGTTGGCCACCAAAAATCCAGAGTAAAATCCGACACCAAACTGACCAATCATGTCGTTCATGTCTGCCGGCGCCTTCGACTCCTGCATCTTACCCAGGAATTCAGCGGTACCAGACTTGGCAATAGTACCCAAGTTGTTTATCAAGTCGGCCTTGGTCATACCGATACCAGAGTCCGTGATACTCAGGATTTTGTTCTCCACATCAGCCTTTATTCTTATTGACAACTCGGGATTAGATTCCAGGACACTCTTGTCTGTCAGCGATAAGAATCTTATCTTATCCAATGCGTCCGAGCCGTTGGATATCAACTCACGTAAGAAAATTTCCTTGTTTTTGTACAGAGAGTTGATGATGAGTTTCATCATACGGTTAACTTCCGTTTCAAATGTGAATTTCTCAGCTCGCTCACGCAGTTCCTGGATTTGAGCAGCATTCAGTCCGTCAATTTTAATTGCCTCACCTTCTCTTTTGACAACTTCATCATCTAGGTTAAATTAATagtcattttattaataaataattactaaagcatatttttaaaattaattataagttgaataaataatattaccgGTCCTGGAAGCTTCCCGGCTTGATCCGAAGTCTTTGTCAACAGTTCCAACCTCTTCTTCAATTTCATCCTCACTTCTCACCGTACctggataaataaaatttaaattttaattgccacgtcgatgaataaaaaaatttttgaataaaaataatattaattaagtaattaattaattaaattaaggaaaaaaatgattttaaaaaacttaccgATGAGGAGCAAAAATGCCAgaccaaaataaataaattttttcatcgtGGCCAATAGTTACTGGACCGACGAAGTGCTggttaaataaacttttaaataaaataaaaaaatataattacaatagctttaattaataaatggtGATTGTTTGAAGCCGTCAAAGTTAAATCTGCCGTGTGTGATTCGgatgttttttaatacaatGACCAAGCTGCCACTAGACACGAGCGAGCGAGTGCCACCTTAACGACCCGGACCAATCAACAACGACCACGCAGCGATTTCCAGCCAATGGAATTACGAATTGTGGCTGCCTCCTCCAAATGGCGAGTCTCCAttcgttcaaatttttttacttttaccgCTAATCAactattcatatttataattatttactatcaaTTTGTCGACTAATTATCAGTAGTTTTATCAactttggtttttttaattattaacttttttttatttcaaataatttgtcaaatgaaaaataaattggtaCCAATTGCCGGTAagatatgtttttaattaatcatctgatgataattgtttttaaatttaaattcaaaaaaatcttaagacttttttatatcaaaaatttacttttttattttaaaaattatttcaatacaaattaaaaaaaattattcatgaggagacataaataattagtatagttaattgattaatttatttattatcaataattaaaagagAGGGAAGGGGGAAACAGaatacccccaaaattttataaaagtttgtttttttaaacattacttgaatttttttttgttaaactttttcaaaaatcgaaaacgtcagtcgaaaaatattaatgacttgttttatgataaaaactattaaaaaaaaaaatatatatatatatatatttatatgaaatataatttgtcttaatgtaaattacataaaaaaaattaatttaatcaaatttttaatttccagaattttttttcacttttttggGAGtatcccattttgcccgcgaaatttgaaaaatttttttaacggcagCTGCAAATTCCTTCTATtcactttaaatattataaacaaaaaattaagtatgtcattttgcccccccccccctatcaaaataaaatttatcagatttaaaaaaaaatcttatagacTAACCCTGAATGAGTTAACTTGACTTACATACAAACTTAAGTAAGttgatgaaatataaaaataaatgaacataTGTGAACTACATCCAGGCATCAGACGACATTGTCCGACATAACTGTTACATGTATTGAGTGtacttttatttagttttttcgtATTACATAGATTTTACTATAGTACAATAGTCTGCACGTAGCATCAGTGGTAGCGGTAATAGTAAATagacatacatatatatacaaatatataacacGAGTAGATGTAAAGGTGGGCTGGAGGTGTGCTCTACCTTTTATTCACCAGCATACTTAGTTATATTGTCACTTTCCATCCGGTTGGTCGCAGTATCCTCGTTATCGTCCCTCTAATCAACTCAAATCTCTGGCgcctattaatttttaaatttaaattaaaagtttagcGGTTCATTAAGTGAAGTTGAAACTAAATTACTGTCAAACTGTTTCGCAAAAGATTCCGGTAAGTTTTAACAACAGATCTGTAATGTATTTTTGCaaccaataatttatttttgcaatcaatcaatcaactaataattaataaaaacaaattattatttcaattttttgttaatgcGTAACAAACAAATTATCTGAGGttcgtataataaaaaaattaattattaaagcttattaattaatttaatataaattacatttatttattaaacaaaaattttaaaaattgcttcAGTAGCTTCCAAATTAAAATCACGCTTTCAAAtagttttcagaaaaaaacgttttaaacTTAGCGTAAAGTGTTTGAATATTTACCCGCATTATTTCTCTTTCGCAAAAAGTAACAacacaattttcaaataaattatgtttattattatcatagaCTTCCTAAGTGTAATATAATGAGCTTTACAcagttattaacaaataaatcttatgagtaatgattatatatatatacatatttataacacataataatatatatatttctattaaaagaGGGCATGGTTAAAGTTTGTACAAGACCGTAATgcgttaatatataaaaagtaaatcgaTCGGTACCAATAATTTATGCAGAcgtaaattttctttactatTCTACCTCTTCCTTTGCCTTTgccttttaatatattatctatCACACTAATGGATATCATATGTAGGGATGTAGTGACATTACGGTCGATGATAAACATtagtctatatataaataaatatataaagaggTGTGTAGACTTTAGCTTTGGAATGGAGTACATGCAaactttgttttataattttaaaaattaactgacGAACCCAGTAAGCTACACTTGTATTACACGTTATGGTTTGCAAAACAcgataacttttatttagtCCAGCGCAACATCAAGATATATCACTATCTTTAtttagataatatatatatacagcaatgttttgaaatattatgtAGGCTACGGTTATTGATTTGGTAGATAATTATTAGCTCGTGACGATTTTTTTATCGacgtttttaattagtttcattaattttttagataatgtCCAACAGACCGGTGAGCGCGACGACGAGACAGGAGGCGGAAATGATTAACAAGGCCCAGAGGGCCATTCATACCGCCGAAGATTCTATAGAGAAACTTCGGCTGCTCTGTTTAGCCAGAGGTGCTGGGGGTATTCTTGGGCTGGCaaggtaattttattgtttatttgtcTCATGTGCAAGGAAGTTGTTTATTGAGTTAAtgattgtaatatatatttttagaatatttcgTCGCATGGATGAAGATGGTAATAAGCAGTTGACCAAAGAAGAACTTGTTGAGGGATTCGAGGCcatgaattttgaattcgaAGACGAAGAAATTGATCAGATGATCGCTAAATTGGATACTGATGAAAGCGGGACtattgatttaaatgaatttattactGCGATTAGagtgagttttatttaaatctaaattcactagttttttaaaaaaatcactccacGAGCAGTAAATAGCGGAGTGATTTCAAAGGGTTCTGGATTCTGTTTCAATCCAGAATTAACTCCGAttaggatttttaattattatttttaaagtgaaAATGAATACTTTGCGGCAAGTTGGgccattttcaattttttaagctGACGATTTTACCcctcattaatttaatatcaaatatttatttagcgaaaaaaaaaatcattgacaaatttttttttctcaggaCGCGTTTTTTTTCCCGTACtctgaattattaattttctaaaaattaaaaaagtttgtgtCTACAAAGATAAAACTAGCAGgaagttagaaaaaaacaaataaataaaataaataattccagCCTCCGATGTCTGAGAGCCGTATAAAACTAGTCGAGCAAGCGTTTCAAAAACTTGATAAGACTGGTGACGGAGAGATAACAGTTGCTGATCTCCGCGGGGTCTACAATGTCAAATGTCATCCAAGATATATAAGCGGCGAGGAGAGCGAGGAGAGtatcttgaataaatttttgggaAACTTTGAGCAAGAGAGTTCTAAAGACGGTGTCGTAAGTATTTTACTACTCAACTAATAAATTcactcattaattaattaattatttaattatctaggTAACCATGGAAGAATTTATGAATTACTACAGTGCAATAAGTGCTAGCATTGATCACGATGCATATTTTGATCTCATGATTCGCAATGcctacaaattataaattaaaaaaaaacccaataAAATTGTCGGATTCAAATTTGCCGcgctaataaattttgaaaataaattacatactaatttaattaaaaataatcgcgCCTGCGaagtaaaattatgaaactgaaggaattaaatttttttaaatgaaatatttattatttaattagcgCATGCCCACGTGttcatataaaat
Above is a window of Microplitis demolitor isolate Queensland-Clemson2020A chromosome 1, iyMicDemo2.1a, whole genome shotgun sequence DNA encoding:
- the LOC103580039 gene encoding uncharacterized protein LOC103580039; the protein is MVTFITGVGSNFMAHWFRNEADGQQHYSSIWLLLPIGSIFITALVILLMVLFNRCPRFIATTVTGIFGMIIIFVVLIVVNQRSVYI
- the LOC103580038 gene encoding endoplasmin, with product MKKFIYFGLAFLLLIGTVRSEDEIEEEVGTVDKDFGSSREASRTDDEVVKREGEAIKIDGLNAAQIQELRERAEKFTFETEVNRMMKLIINSLYKNKEIFLRELISNGSDALDKIRFLSLTDKSVLESNPELSIRIKADVENKILSITDSGIGMTKADLINNLGTIAKSGTAEFLGKMQESKAPADMNDMIGQFGVGFYSGFLVANKIVVTTKHNDDKQYIWESDSSSYSIVEDPRGDTLKRGTTVSLHLKEEALDFLQQDTIKSLIKKYSQFINFPIYLWASKTIQVEEEEDTETKEPDTTEKPEEDDDAAVEEAAEEGEKQKKKIDKTVWDWERMNDSKPIWTLKPADVPEQDYVDFYKSLTKDTQEPLAKIHFVAEGEVTFKALLFIPKVQPGDSFSRYGTKADNIKLFVRRVFITDKINDMMPNYLSFIRGIVDSDDLPLNVSREDLQQHKLIKVIKKKLIRKVLDMIKKINKEEYESFWKEYSTNIKLGILEDSQNRARLSKLLQFKSSAMSNLTTLNDYVSRMKPNQKAIYYIAGASEDEVKKSPFVERLIKKGYEVLYLTEAVDEHVISALPSFDGKKFQNVAKEGFTLDDSKKAQERMEELKSTFEPLTKWLGDVLSEYINKAQVSERLTDSPCALVASMFGWTGNMERLAISNAHQKADDPQKSYYLNQKKTLEINPRHPLIRELLKRVEADAEDATAKEMATLMFKTATLRSGYMLRETASFAASVEQLMKKSLGIPLDEVPEEEEEDDEPLENAPEDDAQEVDADDEPRDDEHDEL
- the LOC103580041 gene encoding nuclear pore complex protein Nup160 homolog, whose translation is MIEFPLGYREVVPDQTQPEKWKEIILNTGVSQSTLQDIKVPERASGYSYRDNYKYYTRNRFIYWRISHDVLELVEHSFDINLINCKIRYKFTDTPILDGISIHETANSVIILVATVSSIHKLTFPHPDKIHKQEHLLASHPDLTIQSIFSEASAQVARDPHSFHVIANVGTTNAPVPHAAASWLTLPHEEALFALAYNTGSILLLRLDAATGLVHTSELKQDSIVPRFLSGIATAFRGRNTEGMVGMSLVIHPCGDDTYLFALCREGNVRMWSCNKAQCVAVTEVAADSQVAQGAHGHMLRKILGSMDNELYLGTYLKFNYGCEFSILRPVQDAGLFKFIRVCTLFPPDQHLVDFSFTPTRLWAVWRTTHMDAVAVTHAQLPLSGAQVSSEWETAILEPIPDRDYIMTDPGTDPSQAYLSYIFHPGQFSLADITRALNIYRRSNFMADMTLSPAILKERVCMAVEAEIQAEVMDYELTDEDYLEIANRCWSKFYSCVIQYHVNGSRPVGLLLLPTVYGVVLLKKSFFSLLRPMEALEHLMLSNEKSFASRFKTTPILSQDEDTCQDLIELMETLVMLEEQLSEETKVNFQRELSYLKSPDIIVEELFSRFLTEPDDPMSEYDFQMELYHKLENIRDAASAMAMLIEALTYDLGQPDRLKLDPEPETSRMLLTISHLFGSQLGVSTVSESVSQIIKLRFSICRNLLLLQQIILGRPEIFDSRILHTIKSSLAPRTVILTQAYFVVNWICESTVNSQSRPTLLETSMQRLQTLKLNETRAITAVSRHQRSTSLLELFIQSSGAKHAYILMANNMELDATTLIPWHFGMLTHVNLIAQLVWPICGNFVFPEWLLSSCQFILVQDYVRLLSTWCEWNSASRKFILAVSLLELGETSKACDQFLRASGGILTDNFLVSILLDAPDDSSDALVQYFLKVIELFEQHGPSKYIIELAETAITIAEKDNPNLATLHSIIFTQHLQLGHHKEAYHCLNSNPDAARRSDCLRQLVVTLFERKKLIDLVSFPYVDMYEELERIVVGRARSVDLMENNYYNFLYSFHIEKNNIRKAASVMYEQAMRLSQESHSVPIITRQAQCLLACINALNLVNENYRWIVKPVVDQTYPDEANPKKKRSIGGKEVLHYKIKKMVEVLELKDIQNEYYLVDARLKLSKFKSELHTIAQAGAAELIVILSSVGLYTVALNLCDKFNIGKAPVLENLAAQSLRLSEHEDPNAWDWLVLNDVFDITGYGSNITDIAWRLLEKLTIGHEKKDSSELHKAVAKKILQHEAFLPQWLIASYKKRNAAELLRLVLNSGRLLEATDLAVDYINAVLGEGKEHFGLETPLVMSGPAVWLPFNTLEVLLSELEHASKEDHTYIESYEHLNNKLECYIDTVVRVSNDMVRFKVQSSYNTFKNS
- the LOC103580037 gene encoding calcyphosin-like protein, which translates into the protein MSNRPVSATTRQEAEMINKAQRAIHTAEDSIEKLRLLCLARGAGGILGLARIFRRMDEDGNKQLTKEELVEGFEAMNFEFEDEEIDQMIAKLDTDESGTIDLNEFITAIRPPMSESRIKLVEQAFQKLDKTGDGEITVADLRGVYNVKCHPRYISGEESEESILNKFLGNFEQESSKDGVVTMEEFMNYYSAISASIDHDAYFDLMIRNAYKL